The following are encoded in a window of Sutcliffiella horikoshii genomic DNA:
- the mutS gene encoding DNA mismatch repair protein MutS, with amino-acid sequence MASYTPMIQQYLRVKADYQDAFLFFRLGDFYEMFFEDAIKASQVLEITLTSRDGGGKERIPMCGVPYHSAPNYIDQLIEKGFKVAICEQVEDPKQTKGVVKREVVQLITPGTVMETKGLSDKQNNFLTSITHFEDETFGLAYADLSTGELHTTVINGPVQQLVNEVYSIGAKEIVVSEKFPPDLVQMIKERMVTTCSYEEVTDIPMEFDQIVKNLEQEKLQMSVGRLLHYLKKTQKRSLDHLQPARFFELDQSMKIDLFSKRNLELTETIRSKGKKGSLLWLLDQTVTAMGGRLLKQWVDRPLINPALIEQRHDMVETLINEYFTRQEIRELLKEVYDLERLAGRVAFGNVNARDLVQLRKSLSQIPHLKAMVEKLPIENASILDNMDECEELTTLLHDSLIEQPSLSVKEGNMMKDGFHEELDKYRDARRNGKTWIAELEKRERDLTGIRSLKIGYNRIFGYYIEITKANISSLPEGRYERKQTLANAERYITEELKEKETLILEAEEKIVALEYELFLKLREEVKVYIPRLQKLAKAVSEIDVLQCFATISEDRYYTRPSFNDERKVYITEGRHPVVEKVMDANEYVPNDTWMDKENEMLLITGPNMSGKSTYMRQVALTAILAQIGCFVPAKEASLPIFDQIFTRIGAADDLISGQSTFMVEMLEARNAIVYATQNSLILFDEIGRGTSTYDGMALAQALIEYIHDKIGAKTLFSTHYHELTSLDEELKKLKNIHVSVVEQNGKVVFLHKMKEGPADKSYGIHVAELAELPKELITRAQIILEKLESQPKSEPVEVAATKEVQSIDQDPLAQLSFFAEDKDKKQVDKQSKSEKAALEKLKKLELLETTPLEALNKLYEIQKLLKVKS; translated from the coding sequence ATGGCTTCTTATACGCCGATGATACAGCAATACCTGAGAGTAAAGGCAGACTATCAAGATGCCTTTTTATTTTTTCGCCTAGGCGATTTTTATGAAATGTTCTTTGAAGATGCGATTAAAGCATCTCAAGTGCTTGAAATTACATTAACCAGCCGCGACGGTGGGGGAAAAGAACGAATCCCGATGTGTGGGGTTCCTTACCACTCGGCTCCTAATTATATAGATCAATTGATTGAGAAAGGCTTTAAAGTAGCAATTTGCGAACAAGTGGAGGATCCAAAACAGACAAAAGGGGTCGTGAAAAGAGAAGTGGTTCAACTAATCACTCCTGGTACGGTAATGGAAACGAAAGGTTTATCTGATAAACAAAACAATTTCTTGACTTCCATTACCCACTTTGAAGACGAGACCTTTGGACTTGCGTATGCGGACCTTTCCACTGGGGAATTACATACGACTGTAATTAACGGACCTGTCCAGCAACTTGTAAATGAGGTATATTCCATCGGTGCAAAGGAAATTGTGGTTTCTGAGAAATTTCCGCCAGATCTTGTTCAAATGATCAAAGAGAGAATGGTTACCACATGCTCTTATGAGGAAGTAACAGATATCCCGATGGAATTTGATCAAATCGTTAAAAATTTGGAACAAGAGAAGTTGCAAATGTCTGTTGGGCGATTACTTCATTACTTAAAAAAGACGCAAAAACGCAGTTTGGATCACCTTCAACCGGCAAGGTTTTTTGAATTAGATCAATCAATGAAAATTGACCTCTTTTCCAAGCGCAATCTTGAGTTGACGGAAACCATTCGTTCCAAAGGAAAAAAAGGTTCTTTGCTCTGGTTGTTAGATCAAACGGTAACAGCAATGGGTGGTCGCTTGTTAAAGCAATGGGTGGACAGGCCGTTAATCAACCCTGCATTGATTGAACAACGCCATGATATGGTAGAAACTCTTATAAATGAGTATTTTACAAGACAAGAAATACGTGAGTTGTTAAAAGAAGTTTATGATCTTGAGAGACTGGCGGGAAGGGTAGCATTTGGAAATGTAAACGCAAGAGATCTTGTGCAATTACGCAAGTCTCTTTCGCAGATTCCTCACCTGAAGGCGATGGTGGAAAAGCTGCCAATCGAGAACGCTTCCATTCTGGACAATATGGATGAGTGTGAGGAGTTAACAACTCTTCTTCATGATAGTTTAATTGAGCAACCCTCCTTGTCGGTCAAAGAAGGCAACATGATGAAGGATGGTTTCCATGAGGAACTGGATAAGTACCGGGATGCCAGAAGAAACGGCAAGACTTGGATTGCTGAATTAGAAAAAAGAGAACGAGATTTAACGGGAATACGGTCTCTTAAAATAGGATATAATCGCATTTTTGGTTATTATATTGAAATAACAAAAGCGAATATCTCTTCTCTACCTGAAGGCAGGTATGAGAGAAAACAGACACTTGCCAACGCAGAACGATATATTACAGAAGAACTGAAGGAAAAAGAGACACTTATTTTAGAAGCAGAAGAAAAAATTGTCGCACTAGAATATGAACTTTTCCTGAAACTACGTGAAGAAGTAAAGGTATATATTCCAAGACTGCAGAAACTAGCAAAAGCAGTCAGTGAAATTGATGTCCTTCAATGCTTTGCGACCATTAGTGAGGACAGATACTACACAAGACCATCCTTTAACGATGAGAGAAAGGTATACATCACAGAAGGTCGTCATCCTGTAGTGGAAAAAGTGATGGATGCGAATGAATACGTACCGAATGACACGTGGATGGATAAAGAGAATGAGATGCTGCTTATTACAGGGCCAAACATGTCCGGTAAAAGTACGTACATGCGCCAAGTGGCCCTGACAGCGATTCTTGCCCAGATAGGTTGTTTCGTTCCAGCAAAAGAGGCGTCCCTTCCCATTTTCGATCAGATATTCACAAGAATTGGAGCTGCGGATGATTTGATATCTGGTCAAAGTACTTTTATGGTCGAGATGTTAGAAGCACGTAACGCCATTGTCTATGCCACACAAAACAGTTTGATTCTTTTTGATGAGATTGGCCGGGGAACATCAACTTATGATGGCATGGCCTTAGCTCAAGCGTTGATTGAGTATATCCATGATAAAATTGGAGCAAAAACGTTGTTCTCCACTCACTATCATGAATTAACTTCGTTGGATGAAGAGCTTAAAAAGTTGAAAAATATTCACGTTAGTGTCGTCGAACAAAATGGTAAAGTGGTGTTTCTTCATAAAATGAAAGAAGGACCTGCAGATAAAAGCTATGGAATTCATGTTGCTGAACTTGCGGAACTTCCTAAAGAATTAATAACAAGAGCCCAGATTATCCTTGAAAAGTTAGAAAGCCAACCGAAGAGCGAGCCTGTCGAAGTAGCTGCAACAAAAGAGGTACAATCAATAGATCAAGACCCACTTGCACAACTGTCTTTCTTTGCAGAAGACAAAGACAAAAAGCAGGTGGATAAGCAATCCAAAAGTGAAAAAGCAGCTCTTGAAAAGCTCAAAAAGTTAGAATTACTTGAAACGACACCGTTAGAAGCGTTAAATAAATTGTACGAAATTCAGAAGTTATTAAAAGTAAAATCATAA
- the mutL gene encoding DNA mismatch repair endonuclease MutL yields MGKIVQLDESLANKIAAGEVVERPASVVKELVENAIDANSTIIEIELEEAGLSKIRVLDNGDGIEQEDCLTAFQRHATSKIKNENDLFRIRTLGFRGEALPSIASVSLFDITTSTGEGPGTHLSFKGGVLETQELSSSRKGTDIVVQHLFFNTPARLKYMKTIHTELGNISDMVNRLALAHPSISFRLSHNGKRMLATNGNSDSLHVLAAIYGMNIAKKMIPIHFTSLDFEVKGYIAMPEVTRASKNYISTIINGRYVKNYTVVRAIREGYHTLLPIGRYPIVYLEVMMDPLLVDVNVHPAKLEVRLSKEDELYRLVAEGIKGVFGQKQLIPSNSPRKQTSYTEEPKPTQQTFTLEESIPVERTVERQAQPSINQKVEESRWIQVNEPTESWGDTNHNDAYQSNQSDVYVEDSFIEVEEIHNEKQPEPSHEKKRESRIPALYPIGQMHGTYIVAQNENGLYLIDQHAAQERINYEYFYQKLGREERNLQELLVPLTIECSLDEYLFLEEHAEVFEEVGIMLEPFGHQTFIVKAHPVWFPKGEERETIDEMINLCLEKKKINISDLREEAAIMMSCKAAIKANHHLRQDEITALLNTLREAENPFTCPHGRPILIHFSSYELEKMFKRVM; encoded by the coding sequence ATGGGCAAGATCGTCCAGTTAGATGAGAGTTTAGCAAACAAAATAGCGGCCGGGGAAGTGGTAGAACGACCTGCATCTGTTGTAAAAGAGTTGGTGGAAAACGCGATTGACGCAAATTCTACCATCATCGAAATAGAGCTTGAAGAAGCGGGTCTTTCTAAAATCCGCGTCTTGGACAATGGAGATGGAATAGAGCAGGAAGATTGTCTGACAGCATTTCAACGGCATGCAACAAGTAAGATAAAGAATGAGAATGATTTGTTCCGTATCCGGACGCTTGGTTTTAGAGGAGAAGCACTGCCGAGTATTGCCTCTGTCTCCCTTTTTGATATCACCACAAGTACCGGAGAAGGTCCTGGTACACATCTAAGCTTTAAAGGTGGAGTGTTGGAAACTCAAGAGTTATCTAGCAGTCGAAAAGGAACCGACATCGTAGTGCAGCACTTATTTTTTAATACCCCTGCAAGATTAAAATATATGAAAACGATCCACACGGAATTAGGTAATATATCTGATATGGTCAATCGGCTTGCTTTAGCTCATCCTTCTATTTCCTTCCGTTTAAGCCATAATGGGAAAAGGATGCTCGCTACAAATGGTAATAGTGACAGTCTGCATGTATTAGCTGCCATTTATGGTATGAATATCGCCAAGAAAATGATTCCCATCCACTTTACTTCGTTAGATTTTGAAGTGAAAGGGTATATTGCCATGCCTGAAGTGACACGAGCATCCAAAAATTATATCTCAACCATAATTAATGGACGCTATGTAAAGAACTATACAGTGGTAAGAGCGATTCGAGAGGGGTATCACACACTACTGCCGATCGGTAGATATCCAATTGTTTATTTAGAAGTTATGATGGATCCTCTTTTAGTAGATGTTAATGTACACCCGGCCAAGTTAGAAGTAAGGCTTAGTAAGGAAGATGAGCTTTATAGACTTGTAGCAGAAGGAATAAAAGGTGTATTTGGTCAAAAGCAGCTTATTCCTTCTAATAGCCCACGAAAGCAGACAAGCTATACAGAAGAACCAAAGCCTACTCAGCAAACCTTTACACTTGAAGAAAGTATTCCGGTTGAACGTACAGTAGAAAGGCAGGCACAACCTTCTATTAACCAGAAAGTAGAAGAAAGTAGATGGATTCAGGTGAATGAACCCACTGAATCGTGGGGAGATACCAATCATAATGATGCCTATCAAAGTAATCAGTCTGATGTGTATGTAGAAGATTCTTTTATCGAAGTAGAGGAAATTCATAACGAAAAACAACCTGAACCTTCTCATGAAAAAAAGAGGGAGTCCCGTATTCCTGCTCTATATCCTATAGGTCAGATGCATGGAACCTATATCGTTGCGCAGAATGAAAATGGATTATATCTAATTGATCAGCACGCAGCACAGGAGCGAATTAACTACGAATATTTTTATCAAAAACTCGGCCGGGAAGAAAGAAATCTACAAGAACTGCTTGTTCCTTTGACGATTGAATGTTCCTTAGACGAGTATCTTTTTCTTGAAGAGCACGCGGAAGTATTCGAGGAAGTAGGAATCATGCTTGAACCCTTTGGCCACCAAACATTTATCGTGAAGGCTCATCCAGTCTGGTTTCCTAAAGGTGAAGAAAGAGAAACGATTGATGAAATGATAAATTTATGTTTGGAAAAGAAAAAAATCAACATCTCTGACTTAAGAGAAGAAGCGGCGATCATGATGAGCTGTAAAGCAGCTATTAAAGCCAATCATCATCTTAGACAGGATGAGATAACGGCACTTTTAAACACGTTAAGAGAAGCTGAGAATCCATTTACATGTCCTCATGGAAGACCGATTCTCATTCATTTTTCGTCTTATGAATTAGAAAAAATGTTTAAACGGGTCATGTGA
- the miaA gene encoding tRNA (adenosine(37)-N6)-dimethylallyltransferase MiaA gives MGEKQKVIVIIGPTAVGKTKTSVELAKSLKGEIISGDSMQIYKTMDIGTAKVKKEEMQGIPHYLIDIKEPQEAYSVAEFQRDVRNKIDEISSRGRIPIIVGGTGLYIQSVLYDYQFSESGKDEETRLRLEKRSQEIGVDKLHQELTDIDPKSAANIHPNNVRRVIRALEIFYTTGKTMSEYQDTQQPESLYDIALIGLTMDRERLYERINLRVDLMMKEGLLREVQTLHNNGIRDCQSIQAIGYKELYAYLDGKVTLEQAVNDLKQNSRRYAKRQLTWFRNKMDVTWIDMTDGEFEQKLSQIFTVIAGKLRLEANK, from the coding sequence TTGGGAGAGAAACAAAAAGTCATTGTGATAATTGGTCCGACAGCTGTAGGGAAAACGAAAACAAGTGTAGAATTGGCTAAAAGCTTAAAAGGTGAAATCATCAGCGGAGATTCCATGCAAATCTACAAGACAATGGATATTGGGACTGCCAAAGTGAAAAAAGAAGAAATGCAGGGGATTCCACACTACCTGATTGATATTAAAGAGCCTCAAGAAGCTTATTCGGTCGCAGAATTCCAAAGGGATGTCCGAAATAAGATCGACGAAATTTCTTCAAGAGGTCGTATTCCCATCATTGTCGGGGGAACGGGTCTATATATTCAATCTGTCCTATATGACTATCAATTTTCAGAAAGTGGGAAGGATGAAGAAACTCGTCTTCGCCTTGAAAAGAGAAGTCAAGAAATTGGAGTAGATAAATTGCATCAAGAGCTTACGGATATTGATCCAAAAAGTGCTGCCAATATTCATCCCAATAATGTAAGAAGAGTAATCCGTGCGTTGGAAATTTTCTATACTACGGGTAAAACCATGTCAGAATACCAAGATACCCAGCAACCTGAATCGTTGTACGACATTGCCTTAATCGGTCTCACCATGGACAGGGAAAGGCTATATGAAAGAATCAATCTCAGAGTGGACCTAATGATGAAGGAAGGTTTGCTAAGAGAAGTGCAAACTCTCCATAACAATGGGATTCGGGACTGCCAGTCGATCCAAGCAATCGGGTATAAGGAGTTGTATGCTTATCTTGATGGTAAGGTAACGTTGGAGCAAGCTGTGAACGACTTGAAGCAAAATTCAAGAAGGTATGCAAAAAGACAGCTCACTTGGTTCCGTAATAAAATGGATGTAACTTGGATTGATATGACAGATGGCGAGTTTGAGCAAAAGTTATCACAAATTTTCACGGTTATAGCAGGAAAGCTTCGACTTGAAGCGAATAAGTAA
- the hfq gene encoding RNA chaperone Hfq, translating into MKQSINIQDQVLNQLRKDGTSVTVFLLNGFQLRGLIKGFDNFTVLLETEGKQQLIYKHAISTFSPSKNVQIETEA; encoded by the coding sequence ATGAAGCAATCAATTAATATCCAAGATCAAGTTCTTAACCAATTAAGAAAAGATGGAACAAGCGTGACGGTTTTCTTGCTGAATGGGTTTCAACTTCGCGGATTAATAAAAGGGTTTGATAATTTCACTGTGCTTTTAGAAACAGAAGGGAAGCAACAGTTGATTTATAAGCATGCCATCTCTACTTTTTCTCCATCAAAGAATGTACAAATTGAAACAGAAGCCTAA
- the spoVK gene encoding stage V sporulation protein K, with amino-acid sequence MDQPMKNQNGKINIVLNGQKKPLRVTHVHTLEEPLTPTNHAILQEIEREMGELVGLKEMKKVVKEIYAWIYVNKKREEFGLKTERQVLHMMFKGNPGTGKTTVARLIGKLFCDMNVLSKGHLIEAERADLVGEYIGHTAQKTRDLVKKALGGILFVDEAYSLARGGEKDFGKEAIDTLVKHMEDKQHDFILILAGYQREMEEFLRTNPGLISRFPIIVDFPDYSVEELMEICQRMLKEREYIMSKEAEWKMREHLNQMKSVLLPSAFSNGRYIRNVLEKSIRTQAMRLLMYDSFHKNELMTIEARDLLLN; translated from the coding sequence TTGGATCAACCAATGAAAAATCAGAATGGGAAAATAAATATCGTCTTAAATGGGCAAAAAAAGCCGTTGAGAGTCACCCATGTTCATACATTAGAGGAACCGCTTACTCCTACCAATCATGCAATATTGCAGGAAATAGAGCGGGAAATGGGGGAATTGGTAGGATTAAAGGAAATGAAAAAAGTAGTTAAAGAAATCTATGCTTGGATTTATGTGAATAAAAAGCGGGAAGAATTCGGGTTGAAGACAGAGAGACAAGTGCTTCATATGATGTTCAAAGGAAACCCCGGTACAGGAAAAACGACTGTTGCCAGGTTGATTGGGAAGTTGTTTTGTGACATGAATGTTCTTTCCAAAGGACACCTGATTGAGGCGGAAAGAGCGGACCTTGTCGGGGAATATATTGGTCATACTGCTCAAAAGACGAGAGATCTGGTGAAAAAAGCATTAGGAGGCATATTGTTTGTAGATGAAGCCTATTCCCTTGCAAGAGGTGGGGAAAAGGATTTTGGAAAAGAAGCGATCGATACCCTTGTGAAACACATGGAAGATAAGCAGCATGATTTTATTTTAATACTTGCAGGCTATCAGCGTGAGATGGAAGAGTTTTTGCGGACGAATCCCGGGCTTATTTCCCGTTTTCCAATTATCGTCGATTTTCCCGATTATTCAGTGGAGGAGTTAATGGAGATCTGTCAGCGAATGCTGAAAGAACGTGAATATATTATGAGTAAAGAAGCGGAATGGAAAATGCGTGAGCACCTCAATCAAATGAAAAGTGTATTGTTGCCTTCTGCGTTCAGCAATGGCCGTTATATAAGAAACGTTTTGGAAAAATCAATAAGGACTCAAGCGATGCGACTTTTAATGTATGACAGTTTTCATAAAAATGAATTGATGACGATTGAAGCGAGGGATCTTCTCCTCAATTGA
- a CDS encoding phytoene desaturase family protein — MRKKVVVIGGGLGGLSAAIRLSADGYDVHVIEKGERLGGKLNIRSGKGFTFDTGPSILTMPWVLEQLFASAKRNLHDYITIERVEPQWRTFFEDGTKIDVTSDLPKMLEQIRELSAKDANGFFEYLNYCSKMYEYSMKSFYKKSLSGLGELRALHNLKELIGMDPMKSMDQITKKYFEDKHIQQLFNFMIMYIGSSPYHAPAVLSQLTHVQLGLGIYYVKGGMYKIAEAMQTLLGELGVSYSLNTSVRKITTDGKKATGIILENGQEIPADLVVSNLEAIPTYNTLLKDIPMAKKAAEDLEKFSPTVSGLVLLLGVNRKYEELAHHNFFFSEDPEVEFNTIFNEGKPAHDPTIYIGVSSKSDTTQAPQGKENLFVLTHVPPLKEGETWDEYKDIYREKVLSKLERMGLEGLSSSIEFEYCFTPNDLMNLYGANGGSIYGVVTDRKKNGGFKIPCRSKLLDNLYFTGGSTHPGGGVPMVTLSGQLTADAINEDWEQVNKSIG; from the coding sequence ATGAGAAAGAAAGTAGTAGTAATTGGTGGCGGTCTTGGTGGATTATCGGCTGCTATAAGGCTATCTGCTGACGGTTACGATGTCCATGTAATTGAAAAAGGAGAGCGTCTTGGAGGTAAGTTAAACATCCGTTCAGGCAAAGGGTTTACTTTTGATACTGGTCCCTCTATCCTGACGATGCCATGGGTGTTGGAACAATTGTTTGCTAGCGCAAAAAGAAATTTACATGATTATATTACCATTGAAAGAGTGGAGCCTCAATGGAGAACCTTCTTTGAAGACGGTACGAAAATAGACGTAACCAGCGACCTCCCTAAAATGCTGGAGCAAATTAGAGAACTCTCAGCTAAAGACGCAAACGGCTTTTTCGAGTATTTGAATTATTGCAGCAAAATGTATGAGTATAGCATGAAGAGTTTTTATAAGAAAAGCCTTTCAGGATTAGGTGAACTTCGTGCATTGCATAACCTGAAGGAACTTATTGGGATGGATCCGATGAAATCCATGGATCAAATTACAAAGAAATATTTTGAAGACAAACATATCCAACAACTGTTTAATTTCATGATTATGTATATTGGTTCTTCTCCATATCATGCTCCTGCTGTTCTGTCTCAATTAACGCATGTTCAACTTGGACTTGGTATTTATTATGTAAAAGGCGGGATGTATAAGATCGCCGAAGCGATGCAGACCCTCTTAGGTGAATTGGGTGTTTCGTACAGCTTAAATACCTCCGTTCGAAAAATTACAACGGATGGAAAAAAGGCGACCGGGATTATCTTAGAGAATGGTCAAGAGATCCCTGCAGATCTGGTTGTTTCAAATCTTGAAGCGATCCCGACCTATAATACGTTATTAAAAGATATCCCAATGGCCAAAAAGGCCGCAGAGGATTTGGAAAAGTTCTCACCGACTGTTTCCGGGCTTGTTCTTTTACTTGGTGTGAACAGAAAATATGAAGAACTGGCACATCATAATTTCTTCTTCTCTGAAGATCCTGAAGTGGAGTTTAACACCATCTTCAACGAAGGTAAGCCGGCACATGATCCTACCATATATATCGGGGTATCATCGAAATCAGATACAACCCAAGCACCACAAGGAAAGGAAAACTTATTTGTCCTTACCCACGTCCCACCACTAAAAGAGGGAGAAACATGGGATGAGTATAAAGATATCTACCGCGAAAAAGTTCTTTCAAAATTAGAAAGAATGGGTCTTGAAGGGTTGTCTTCATCCATAGAGTTCGAATACTGCTTTACTCCGAACGATTTAATGAATCTCTACGGAGCAAACGGAGGCTCCATTTATGGAGTAGTGACAGACCGCAAAAAGAATGGCGGATTTAAAATCCCTTGCAGAAGTAAGCTACTTGATAACCTATACTTTACCGGTGGCTCTACTCACCCAGGTGGCGGAGTACCAATGGTGACACTTTCCGGACAACTGACCGCAGATGCCATTAACGAAGATTGGGAACAAGTTAATAAAAGTATTGGATGA
- a CDS encoding glycosyltransferase: MTALILIMTLLLGRVLFFHIPSLAIKSEKNSLLKKVSVIIPARNEERNLPVLLKSLHGYHGKVKEIIVVDDHSTDDTVKVARTFGARVLKLEDLPAGWFGKSFGCWNGALRANGEIFLFLDADTIISENGLENMLTAYKGEGEVLSVQPYHKIKEKYESLSSFFHLVVMGSLGAFHILQKWLPVKGAFGACLLIHRQDYFKYGGHQAIQGELMENMAFGFQVQKHGGKVRCYSGMGAIEMRMYPEGFGSLWNGWSKSFATGASRTNIWYLMLVCIWLGGLMTFLTSYQTLPLELYVIGYVLIALHIKRTLAIIGNFGWGTALLFPFHLLFFFILFGYSCVQTFFKKNVTWKGRKIDL, encoded by the coding sequence GTGACAGCATTAATATTAATTATGACATTATTACTTGGGAGAGTACTTTTTTTTCATATTCCGAGTTTGGCCATTAAGTCAGAGAAGAATTCTCTTTTGAAAAAGGTTTCGGTAATCATCCCTGCCAGAAATGAAGAAAGGAATCTTCCTGTTTTATTAAAATCACTGCATGGGTATCACGGTAAGGTTAAAGAAATTATTGTGGTAGATGATCACTCAACCGACGATACAGTAAAGGTTGCAAGGACATTCGGCGCCCGTGTTTTGAAATTGGAGGATCTTCCTGCAGGGTGGTTTGGTAAATCCTTTGGATGTTGGAACGGTGCTTTGCGGGCAAACGGAGAAATATTTTTATTTTTAGATGCGGACACAATTATTTCAGAAAATGGATTAGAAAATATGCTTACGGCATACAAGGGAGAGGGAGAAGTACTTTCTGTTCAACCTTATCACAAAATAAAAGAAAAATATGAAAGCTTATCGTCCTTCTTTCATCTCGTGGTGATGGGATCCCTTGGAGCCTTTCATATTTTGCAAAAATGGCTGCCTGTGAAGGGGGCGTTCGGAGCATGTCTGCTGATCCATCGGCAAGACTACTTTAAGTATGGCGGTCATCAAGCTATTCAGGGAGAATTGATGGAGAATATGGCGTTTGGTTTTCAGGTTCAAAAGCATGGAGGGAAAGTTAGGTGCTATAGCGGAATGGGAGCTATTGAAATGAGGATGTACCCAGAAGGTTTTGGTTCACTATGGAATGGCTGGAGCAAAAGCTTTGCAACAGGGGCATCTAGAACAAACATTTGGTATTTGATGTTGGTTTGTATATGGCTTGGAGGTTTGATGACATTTTTAACAAGCTATCAAACCCTTCCATTAGAACTTTATGTTATTGGCTATGTGTTAATTGCTCTGCATATCAAGAGAACACTCGCAATTATCGGAAACTTTGGGTGGGGTACCGCATTATTATTTCCTTTTCATCTACTATTCTTTTTTATCTTGTTTGGCTACTCTTGTGTGCAAACATTTTTCAAAAAGAATGTTACTTGGAAAGGGCGAAAAATTGACCTGTAA
- a CDS encoding trimeric intracellular cation channel family protein: MTWEVFSIIGTIAFAISGAIVAMEEEYDILGVYILGIVTAFGGGAVRNLLIGVPISSLWEQGMLFQVALVAMTTVFLFPNNLLKHWRKWGNFFDAIGLAAFAIQGALFATGMNHPISAVVVAAVLTGSGGGIIRDLLAGRRPLVLRAEIYAAWAILAGLIIGFGIASSPVQLYILFVGIVSLRVLSYTYKWRLPNRSLQSAA, from the coding sequence ATGACTTGGGAAGTTTTCAGCATCATCGGGACCATCGCATTTGCTATAAGCGGAGCGATTGTAGCGATGGAAGAAGAGTATGACATACTCGGCGTTTATATATTAGGAATAGTGACAGCTTTTGGGGGCGGAGCAGTTCGAAACCTCCTCATCGGGGTTCCAATCTCCTCGCTTTGGGAGCAAGGAATGCTGTTTCAAGTTGCGCTGGTCGCAATGACAACAGTCTTCCTTTTTCCAAATAATTTATTAAAGCACTGGAGAAAGTGGGGCAATTTCTTTGATGCGATAGGTCTTGCCGCCTTTGCCATCCAAGGGGCTTTGTTTGCAACAGGCATGAATCACCCAATTAGCGCAGTAGTGGTCGCTGCAGTATTAACCGGGAGCGGCGGCGGTATCATCCGTGATCTACTTGCAGGCAGAAGGCCACTTGTACTAAGAGCGGAAATATATGCAGCTTGGGCAATCCTCGCCGGCTTAATTATCGGCTTTGGAATTGCAAGCTCCCCAGTTCAACTTTATATTCTTTTTGTAGGAATTGTCTCTTTACGCGTCCTATCTTACACGTACAAATGGAGGTTACCTAACCGAAGTTTACAAAGTGCTGCTTAA